One Zymoseptoria tritici IPO323 chromosome 3, whole genome shotgun sequence genomic region harbors:
- the MLE gene encoding muconate cycloisomerase I, MLE (Cis,cis-muconate lactonizing enzyme(MLE). This enzyme is part of the beta-ketoadipate pathway.), with product MEFIVGTFNHPSLFLLQFHPPTASSPGTLNFIKEHAAIGGHSWLSLSKDKKYLYCTAWTSKPSIAAYRIASSGWDVQFINAKHVKALSGYVCSNETHVFSAGGPSGEVFKLEADGAIGDLVQEMDFITGQGENQSEKRGAVAHGDFGGLRHGAHSVDLSPDGKALYIADIGRNCIWTYKVLHSKRAINDPPLELGSKHISPRSHDGPRHTWPHPSGKVLYSLQEHSSMVDVFAVADDGVTLEHKQGGKLLPEGKDCKEFWADEVRYSTGPDAAKPKYLYASNRGLESGTLGYVAVFELDEQGLLKSEQAIDIWQTPTSGGLANAIEPAPWKKEFGDVEYLAMCDSEEGMVFVLSFDGKAVKEVARVNLGKTEDGKAIGAATPVWL from the coding sequence ATGGAGTTCATAGTCGGTACCTTCAATCACCCTtccctctttctcctccagTTCCACCCACCTACAGCCTCCTCCCCCGGCACGCTCAATTTTATAAAGGAACACGCCGCTATCGGTGGCCACTCCTGGCTCTCCCTCTCAAAAGACAAGAAATATCTCTACTGCACCGCTTGGACTTCCAAACCCTCAATCGCCGCCTACCGCATCGCTTCTTCCGGCTGGGATGTCCAGTTCATCAACGCAAAGCACGTCAAAGCTCTTTCGGGCTACGTCTGCAGCAATGAGACCCACGTATTCAGCGCAGGCGGTCCTTCCGGCGAAGTCTTCAAGCTTGAAGCCGATGGTGCGATTGGCGATCTCGTGCAGGAAATGGACTTTATCACAGGCCAAGGCGAGAACCAGAGCGAGAAACGTGGAGCTGTTGCACATGGAGACTTTGGCGGTTTGAGGCATGGTGCACATAGTGTGGATTTGAGCCCGGATGGGAAGGCGCTGTATATCGCGGACATCGGGAGGAATTGCATCTGGACGTACAAGGTACTGCACTCGAAACGAGCGATCAACGACCCACCATTGGAGCTTGGATCAAAGCACATATCACCGAGGAGCCATGACGGTCCGAGACATACCTGGCCACATCCGAGCGGAAAGGTTTTGTACAGTTTGCAGGAACATAGCAGTATGGTGGATGTCTTCGCGGTGGCCGACGACGGCGTGACGTTGGAGCACAAGCAGGGTGGGAAGCTGTTACCAGAAGGCAAAGACTGCAAGGAGTTCTGGGCGGATGAAGTGCGGTACTCGACGGGCCCGGACGCTGCGAAGCCGAAGTATCTGTATGCTTCGAATCGCGGGCTGGAGTCAGGAACGCTGGGCTATGTGGCCGTATTTGAGCTAGACGAGCAAGGCCTGTTGAAGAGCGAGCAGGCGATCGACATTTGGCAGACACCGACCTCTGGTGGGCTTGCGAATGCAATTGAGCCGGCGCCGTGGAAGAAGGAGTTTGGTGATGTTGAGTACTTGGCTATGTGCGATAGTGAAGAGGGGATGGTGTTCGTTTTGAGCTTTGATGGAAAGGCTGTGAAAGAGGTTGCGAGAGTAAATCTGGGCAAGACGGAAGATGGCAAGGCTATTGGTGCTGCGACTCCAGTGTGGTTGTAG